A window of Primulina huaijiensis isolate GDHJ02 chromosome 9, ASM1229523v2, whole genome shotgun sequence contains these coding sequences:
- the LOC140984828 gene encoding embryogenesis-associated protein EMB8-like: MAMESFADVEAAISPYEALLRAAISVPISHYFWAIFLIAIVFLYRFLEIHILQDLLSGFKGQPVTLTFNPLSEVYHDVVSKCRILHGRYLSTPWLCSPHLQTLFIHYLGNPPFVNYRRQLFITSDGGTIALDWVKNPEVKKLAIQENNEVQQDNKNPLIIIIPGLTSDSDSAYVKHLAFKMAKHDWDVVVTNHRGLGGVSITSDCFYSAGWTEDVRKIIDHLHCQFPEAPLFVVGTSIGANILVKYLGEDGVNVPIIGAAAVCSPWDPLICDRFMNRRLIQRFYNKALAIGLKDYANLHEAVLSRLSNWEGVKKSRSVRDFDDCATRVLGNFETVDTYYRRCASANFVGSVAVPLLCISSLDDPVCTSEAIPRDECRLNSNIVLATTRHGGHLPYFEGLTAKSVWWVRAVEEFFSVLQSSPLSHRKKEMPDSSFNSPIRSSIDHAPFVHIVEDGIVTAVGDEVNLGVQRLDNADQNKTQDMFFIEEKQTSGLDHTQPLDTKHVGPVKKSLNQISCQNRKSLWLLGYIAIVTTWPLVGSALAIFFRKKFQNRLSLATFRR; encoded by the exons ATGGCAATGGAATCCTTCGCTGATGTTGAGGCGGCGATATCGCCGTACGAGGCGTTGCTCCGGGCGGCGATATCGGTGCCAATTTCTCACTATTTTTGGGCAATTTTCTTGATCGCAATTGTATTTCTGTATCGATTTTTGGAGATTCATATACTCCAAGATTTATTGTCCGGATTCAAGGGACAGCCTGTGACTTTGACTTTCAATCCTTTATCGGAAGTCTATCACGATGTAGTTTCCAAGTGTCGGATTCTTCATGGAAG GTATTTATCTACTCCATGGTTGTGTAGTCCCCATCTGCAGACTCTGTTTATACATTATTTAGGGAATCCTCCCTTTGTCAATTATAGAAG ACAGCTTTTTATTACTTCTGATGGTGGGACTATTGCTTTGGATTGGGTGAAGAATCCTGAAG TTAAGAAACTAGCCATTCAAGAAAATAATGAGGTGCAGCAAGATAATAAGAATCCCCTTATTATCATCATTCCAGGCTTAACAAGTGATTCAGATTCTGCT TATGTCAAGCATTTGGCTTTCAAGATGGCTAAGCATGACTGGGATGTTGTTGTGACCAATCACAGAGGACTTGGAGGTGTATCAATAACT TCTGATTGCTTCTATAGTGCTGGGTGGACAGAGGACGTACGAAAAATTATTGACCATCTCCATTGTCAATTCCCTGAAGCTCCTCTATTTGTCGTTGGCACTAGCATTGGTGCTAATATTCTG GTTAAATATCTTGGTGAGGATGGGGTTAATGTCCCAATTATTGGAGCCGCAGCCGTCTGTTCTCCTTGGGACCCTCTG ATTTGTGACAGGTTTATGAACCGAAGACTTATACAAAGGTTCTACAATAAAGCTTTGGCCATTGGCTTGAAAGATTACGCAAATTT GCACGAGGCTGTCCTATCTCGTCTGTCAAACTGGGAAGGTGTTAAAAAG TCACGTTCTGTTCGGGACTTCGATGATTGTGCAACTCGAGTTCTTGGTAATTTTGAG ACAGTGGATACGTATTATAGGCGTTGTGCCAGTGCTAATTTCGTGGGAAGTGTAGCGGTACCCCTTCTATGCATTAGCTCTTTAGACGATCCGGTTTGTACAAGTGAAGCAATTCCACGGGATGAGTGCCG GTTAAATAGCAATATAGTATTGGCTACTACACGGCATGGTGGACACTTACCATACTTTGAAGGGCTAACAGCAAAAAGTGTCTG GTGGGTGAGGGCTGTTGAGGAATTTTTCAGTGTTCTACAATCCAGCCCACTGAGCCATCGCAAAAAAGAG ATGCCAGATTCTTCCTTCAACAGTCCAATTCGATCATCTATAGATCACGCCCCATTTGTACATATTGTGGAGGATGGCATTGTTACTGCGGTAGGCGATGAAGTTAATTTAGGAGTTCAACGTCTAGATAATGCGGATCAAAACAAGACCCAAGATATGTTTTTTATCGAAGAAAAGCAAACTTCAGGGCTCGACCACACTCAGCCCCTAGACACGAAACATGTTGGTCCTGTCAAGAAATCATTGAATCAGATTTCTTGTCAGAACCGGAAATCTCTGTGGCTGCTTGGATACATTGCAATCGTCACCACTTGGCCACTTGTGGGCTCAGCTCTTGCAATCTTCTTCAGGAAAAAGTTTCAGAATCGACTCTCCTTAGCAACATTTCGACGGTAA
- the LOC140984763 gene encoding protein WHAT'S THIS FACTOR 9, mitochondrial → MLPLQNAARGHLRRRPRHIRTFVNARIKWVRDPYLDTAVEREKNLKPLLSLKNLILSQPSQTLPLSSVSPLRPDLQIPTSARKFFLKYPLIFKIFLPPHKSNSLPHVKLTPRLLSLHHDEILILNTPHYRKDVAERLVRLLMLARAGKLPLYMIDMFKYDLGLPHDYLSTLLLEFPDYFSLCDMGFRDSSGSLVLGLELVSWRDDLAVPLMEKRSRENGEIGTRTKFSMNLPRGFDLEKKVMAWLDEWQKLPYISPYENAFHLIPSSDQAEKWAVAVIHELLSLLVSRKTERNNIFCLGEFLGFGRLRLKRALVHFPGIFYVSNKIKTQTVFLREEYRKNMLVGMHPLMLMRNKYISLMNLVLRRGKPIRTRFVERRKGSATSSTGGEKKDDKNRYTLSDNDIY, encoded by the coding sequence ATGCTTCCACTCCAAAATGCTGCCCGCGGCCACCTCCGCCGCCGCCCCCGTCACATCCGCACCTTCGTAAACGCGAGAATCAAATGGGTCCGCGATCCTTACCTCGACACCGCCGTTGAGAGGGAGAAAAACCTGAAACCCTTGCTCTCACTCAAAAATCTCATCCTCTCCCAGCCTTCCCAAACTCTGCCGCTTTCATCTGTCTCCCCTTTGAGGCCCGACCTCCAAATCCCCACCTCCGCTAGGAAATTCTTCCTAAAATACCcactaattttcaaaatatttctcCCCCCTCACAAATCAAACTCCCTTCCACATGTTAAACTCACCCCCAGATTGCTCTCCCTTCATCACGACGAAATATTGATACTTAATACACCGCATTATCGCAAAGACGTAGCGGAAAGGCTGGTCAGGCTTTTGATGCTTGCGAGGGCTGGAAAGCTTCCTCTCTATATGATCGATATGTTTAAATACGATCTGGGATTACCCCATGATTATTTGTCGACGCTGTTACTGGAGTTTCCTGACTATTTTAGCCTTTGCGATATGGGCTTTCGGGATTCGAGTGGTAGCCTTGTACTTGGGTTAGAACTTGTTTCTTGGAGAGATGATTTGGCTGTTCCTCTGATGGAAAAGAGATCCCGAGAAAATGGTGAAATTGGTACGAGGACCAAGTTTTCGATGAATTTACCAAGAGGATTTGATTTGGAGAAGAAAGTGATGGCATGGTTGGATGAATGGCAAAAGTTGCCGTACATTTCACCATATGAAAATGCATTCCATTTGATTCCGAGTAGCGATCAGGCGGAGAAGTGGGCGGTGGCAGTGATTCATGAGCTGCTGAGCTTGCTGGTGTCGAGGAAAACAGAAAGAAATAATATCTTTTGTTTAGGAGAGTTTTTGGGGTTCGGACGACTGAGGTTAAAGAGGGCGTTGGTGCATTTTCCAGGGATTTTTTATGTTTCAAATAAGATAAAGACACAGACTGTGTTTTTGAGAGAGGAATACAGAAAGAATATGTTGGTTGGAATGCACCCGTTAATGCTGATGAGAAATAAGTATATTAGTCTCATGAATCTGGTTTTGAGAAGGGGTAAACCAATTAGAACTCGATTCGTCGAGCGTAGGAAAGGATCAGCTACTTCTTCGACGGGAGGCGAAAAGAAAGACGACAAGAATAGATATACTTTAAGTGACAACGATATCTATTAG
- the LOC140984724 gene encoding uncharacterized protein isoform X1, with protein sequence MKRRRGSKKGKAKKPKLLSATVANDVVSNMASLNTEENSALDDSDNMVDSGTDAETKPYPPEGGQPEALNNTDSVGRPVNNTSVKAVYTRVKVKIKTSKNLESHHASSDAPTLSDTEKSGQHFGSEKQLVSNDRMGDSSNSLSETKEDVSGTTSKKSMGIKIKSSKGFGCSSMSPCSNTETVKGDRMEKKDVELLHQHSKNNEQELKAALEVIRKVMKMDAAEPFNVPVNPVALGIPDYFDVIDTPMDFGTICSNLEKGVKYRSSEDVFRDVQYIWDNCYKYNNKGDYIVELMKRVRKNFTKYWTTVGLFNDDQPHETNGRGRECAVSCLEGVDSTPVTDIPPSSQGNTPMESGAFSLLGKKFHGLKKHKEGCQCAICVMMRRRQEREEIVRMMGGTDGSDDSVGEDMKPESPFGMYASSNIENHLDADRQGQDMKLGHIRNLYSQAKENDVTITGEREVSEDLAMGHRSGDENTPHLASGGSISSETKKEMPVHEEDGNAALDRQKPKEFLDKKQRAKMMENLRYLENPILLKLCGTLFADNSESFWNGPHSLVGRPRRSTSFHSAISKFME encoded by the exons ATGAAGCGGAGGCGTGGAAGCAAGAAAGGAAAAGCAAAAAAACCAAAGTTGTTAAGTGCAACTGTCGCAAATGATGTAGTGTCTAATATGGCCAGTTTGAATACAGAAGAGAACTCTGCTTTGGATGATTCTGACAATATGGTTGACTCTGGAACAGATGCTGAGACGAAACCATATCCACCAGAAGGTGGTCAACCAGAAGCACTTAATAATACTGATTCTGTAGGACGACCAGTTAATAATACCTCTGTGAAAGCGGTTTATACACGGGTAAAAGTGAAGATCAAAACATCAAAAAATTTAGAATCTCATCACGCTTCCTCTGATGCCCCCACACTTAGTGATACTGAAAAGAGTGGCCAACATTTTGGTTCAGAAAAGCAGCTAGTTTCCAATGACAGAATGGGAGACAGTTCAAACTCTTTGTCTGAGACTAAGGAAGACGTATCTGGGACTACATCAAAAAAGTCTATGGGTATAAAGATTAAATCATCGAAGGGATTTGGTTGTTCAAGTATGAGCCCATGTAGTAATACTGAAACTGTCAAGGGAGATAGGATGGAAAAGAAGGATGTGGAGTTACTCCATCAGCATTCAAAAAACAATGAGCAAGAACTGAAAGCTGCCTTGGAA GTAATAAGAAAGGTCATGAAAATGGATGCAGCCGAGCCTTTCAATGTTCCAGTTAATCCCGTTGCTCTTGGAATACCA GACTATTTTGATGTCATTGATACACCTATGGATTTTGGTACGATATGCAGTAACCTTGAAAAAGGTGTTAAATACAGGAGTTCAGAGGATGTTTTCAGGGATGTACAGTACATATGGGATAACTGCTACAAGTATAATAATAAAGGTGATTATATTGTCGAACTCATGAAGCGGGTGAGGAAAAACTTCACAAAGTATTGGACTACTGTTGGTTTATTCAATGATGATCAGCCTCATGAAACTAatg GAAGAGGGAGAGAATGTGCAGTTAGCTGTCTAGAAG GTGTTGATAGCACACCAGTTACGGATATTCCTCCTTCAAGTCAAGGAAATACACCAATGGAAAGTGGTGCTTTCAGCCTTTTGGGTAAAAAGTTTCATGG ACTCAAGAAGCATAAGGAAGGCTGTCAATGCGCTATATGTGTAATGATGCGACGCAGGCAAGAGAGAGAGGAGATTGTTCGTATGATGGGTGGAACTGATGGCAGTGATGACTCTGTGGGTGAAGACATGAAGCCAGAA AGTCCCTTTGGCATGTATGCCTCGTCAAATATAGAGAACCACTTGGACGCAGATAGGCAAGGACAAGATATGAAGTTGGGACATATCAGAAATTTGTATAGCCAGGCAAAGGAGAATGACGTTACAATTACAGGAGAAAGGGAGGTTTCCGAAGATTTGGCGATGGGTCATAGATCAGGAGATGAAAATACACCACATTTAGCCTCTGGTGGCAGCATATCAAGTGAAACTAAGAAAGAGATGCCTGTGCATGAAGAAGATGGAAATGCCGCACTTGATCGACAGAAGCCGAAG GAATTTCTAGATAAGAAACAAAGAGCTAAAATGATGGAGAATCTTCGTTATCTGGAGAATCCAATACTTTTAAAGTTATGCGGAACATTGTTTGCAGACAATTCTGAGTCTTTCTGGAATGGCCCTCATTCGTTGGTTGGCCGCCCCCGGAGGAGTACTTCCTTTCATTCTGCCATTTCAAAATTTATGGAATAG
- the LOC140984724 gene encoding uncharacterized protein isoform X2, with the protein MKRRRGSKKGKAKKPKLLSATVANDVVSNMASLNTEENSALDDSDNMVDSGTDAETKPYPPEGGQPEALNNTDSVGRPVNNTSVKAVYTRVKVKIKTSKNLESHHASSDAPTLSDTEKSGQHFGSEKQLVSNDRMGDSSNSLSETKEDVSGTTSKKSMGIKIKSSKGFGCSSMSPCSNTETVKGDRMEKKDVELLHQHSKNNEQELKAALEVIRKVMKMDAAEPFNVPVNPVALGIPDYFDVIDTPMDFGTICSNLEKGVKYRSSEDVFRDVQYIWDNCYKYNNKGDYIVELMKRVRKNFTKYWTTVGLFNDDQPHETNGVDSTPVTDIPPSSQGNTPMESGAFSLLGKKFHGLKKHKEGCQCAICVMMRRRQEREEIVRMMGGTDGSDDSVGEDMKPESPFGMYASSNIENHLDADRQGQDMKLGHIRNLYSQAKENDVTITGEREVSEDLAMGHRSGDENTPHLASGGSISSETKKEMPVHEEDGNAALDRQKPKEFLDKKQRAKMMENLRYLENPILLKLCGTLFADNSESFWNGPHSLVGRPRRSTSFHSAISKFME; encoded by the exons ATGAAGCGGAGGCGTGGAAGCAAGAAAGGAAAAGCAAAAAAACCAAAGTTGTTAAGTGCAACTGTCGCAAATGATGTAGTGTCTAATATGGCCAGTTTGAATACAGAAGAGAACTCTGCTTTGGATGATTCTGACAATATGGTTGACTCTGGAACAGATGCTGAGACGAAACCATATCCACCAGAAGGTGGTCAACCAGAAGCACTTAATAATACTGATTCTGTAGGACGACCAGTTAATAATACCTCTGTGAAAGCGGTTTATACACGGGTAAAAGTGAAGATCAAAACATCAAAAAATTTAGAATCTCATCACGCTTCCTCTGATGCCCCCACACTTAGTGATACTGAAAAGAGTGGCCAACATTTTGGTTCAGAAAAGCAGCTAGTTTCCAATGACAGAATGGGAGACAGTTCAAACTCTTTGTCTGAGACTAAGGAAGACGTATCTGGGACTACATCAAAAAAGTCTATGGGTATAAAGATTAAATCATCGAAGGGATTTGGTTGTTCAAGTATGAGCCCATGTAGTAATACTGAAACTGTCAAGGGAGATAGGATGGAAAAGAAGGATGTGGAGTTACTCCATCAGCATTCAAAAAACAATGAGCAAGAACTGAAAGCTGCCTTGGAA GTAATAAGAAAGGTCATGAAAATGGATGCAGCCGAGCCTTTCAATGTTCCAGTTAATCCCGTTGCTCTTGGAATACCA GACTATTTTGATGTCATTGATACACCTATGGATTTTGGTACGATATGCAGTAACCTTGAAAAAGGTGTTAAATACAGGAGTTCAGAGGATGTTTTCAGGGATGTACAGTACATATGGGATAACTGCTACAAGTATAATAATAAAGGTGATTATATTGTCGAACTCATGAAGCGGGTGAGGAAAAACTTCACAAAGTATTGGACTACTGTTGGTTTATTCAATGATGATCAGCCTCATGAAACTAatg GTGTTGATAGCACACCAGTTACGGATATTCCTCCTTCAAGTCAAGGAAATACACCAATGGAAAGTGGTGCTTTCAGCCTTTTGGGTAAAAAGTTTCATGG ACTCAAGAAGCATAAGGAAGGCTGTCAATGCGCTATATGTGTAATGATGCGACGCAGGCAAGAGAGAGAGGAGATTGTTCGTATGATGGGTGGAACTGATGGCAGTGATGACTCTGTGGGTGAAGACATGAAGCCAGAA AGTCCCTTTGGCATGTATGCCTCGTCAAATATAGAGAACCACTTGGACGCAGATAGGCAAGGACAAGATATGAAGTTGGGACATATCAGAAATTTGTATAGCCAGGCAAAGGAGAATGACGTTACAATTACAGGAGAAAGGGAGGTTTCCGAAGATTTGGCGATGGGTCATAGATCAGGAGATGAAAATACACCACATTTAGCCTCTGGTGGCAGCATATCAAGTGAAACTAAGAAAGAGATGCCTGTGCATGAAGAAGATGGAAATGCCGCACTTGATCGACAGAAGCCGAAG GAATTTCTAGATAAGAAACAAAGAGCTAAAATGATGGAGAATCTTCGTTATCTGGAGAATCCAATACTTTTAAAGTTATGCGGAACATTGTTTGCAGACAATTCTGAGTCTTTCTGGAATGGCCCTCATTCGTTGGTTGGCCGCCCCCGGAGGAGTACTTCCTTTCATTCTGCCATTTCAAAATTTATGGAATAG
- the LOC140983925 gene encoding agamous-like MADS-box protein AGL11 has product MGRAKLNMELIIKEKSRSITFKKRKEGLIRKIKEFTTLCAVEACMIIYGPKQDKVSTDPEFWPENIDEMRRIIDIHKAKNKDSGNKSYGLSDFFHDRRKKIEDELSKLRKKNMEARFPTWIDFMNCLTEAQLREFAANLRAKYEHIRATVHLKRSKEVFDVNLTDFGGLNPSQNQSFYNPGMIQRGNIEFEVINQPAISSMKPMHCPDLDHNQELHSMNQHNSMTMLMLSDSDHCMQFGGASTSGNISFKHQVFYESTAMDPMIGHSPRTSLPRFYAPQVAPSSYMMPGLFPMQIQAAAVAQQPFFTRESLDDVDLMQYQMRGTGPT; this is encoded by the coding sequence ATGGGGAGAGCAAAATTGAATATGGAATTAATAATCAAAGAAAAATCAAGAAGCATAACTTTCAAGAAACGAAAAGAGGGTTTGATTAGAAAAATCAAAGAATTCACCACACTTTGTGCTGTTGAAGCATGCATGATAATCTACGGTCCGAAACAGGACAAGGTTTCCACTGACCCCGAATTCTGGCCCGAAAACATCGATGAGATGCGACGTATAATCGACATTCACAAAGCCAAGAATAAGGATTCGGGAAACAAGTCGTATGGCTTGTCTGATTTCTTCCATGACAGGAGGAAAAAGATCGAGGACGAGCTTTCGAAGCTTCGGAAAAAGAACATGGAAGCAAGGTTCCCCACTTGGATTGATTTCATGAACTGTTTGACAGAAGCGCAGTTGAGGGAATTTGCTGCAAATTTGAGGGCCAAATATGAGCACATTAGAGCAACAGTTCATCTGAAGAGAAGTAAAGAGGTTTTTGATGTGAATTTGACTGATTTTGGGGGGTTGAATCCATCCCAAAACCAAAGTTTTTACAATCCAGGGATGATCCAAAGAGGGAATATCGAATTCGAAGTCATAAACCAGCCAGCAATATCCTCAATGAAACCTATGCATTGCCCTGATTTGGATCATAACCAAGAATTGCATTCCATGAACCAGCATAATTCAATGACAATGCTCATGTTGAGTGATAGTGATCATTGCATGCAATTCGGGGGTGCATCGACTAGTGGGAACATTTCGTTTAAGCATCAGGTTTTCTACGAGTCGACAGCAATGGACCCTATGATAGGTCACAGCCCACGGACGTCGTTGCCGCGATTTTATGCGCCACAGGTGGCTCCGTCGTCGTATATGATGCCGGGGTTGTTTCCGATGCAGATTCAGGCAGCGGCGGTGGCGCAGCAGCCATTCTTTACGAGGGAGAGCCTCGATGATGTGGATCTCATGCAGTATCAAATGAGGGGCACTGGGCCAACTTGA